A window of the Chondrinema litorale genome harbors these coding sequences:
- a CDS encoding DUF3857 domain-containing protein yields MKNILLFTLLSYSNVFAYSNISDSTFNDLCSSSDAYMLYSYTDVIYTQSIFGFSKKTFVRNKLVINNKTGVEKHAFFNLSKYVADRIYQLSIKTLKADGTTLELDLDIVKNHQFDGEKFELFNYPIPGVEPGDTIETFYEYSETLKLRELKDFVSLYDNVPSFNTEFSIRVNPGLAIRFKDYNGFPNPQVVANDTLVYCLFKMENLEGVSESEYTCLPCELPYLYYSVDKENAEFRTWKDIYNEEFNFVTQPFLLDLEKSSYYKKWKNKVIGEAKDSTKYYKLELLLQDIYNNIEIEAMNEEELIKSTGYFLKQKRFDPVSIKRLYRQLLEDLEIEYFAVFARSKRLGEIDPFYIRQGEYDHIFFAFKNSKGNLRLLYPHELNYKYFIDEIPTSLYNVEAVIVQPFIAEKLRKRDKFISSDLKMAEVDSVTIDVVNLPGMNTNANYIKQVFFCDIDVKNKLASFKSNFAVSGGLSTDLRSFFSLLEKNKEMNDLYDALAEFEDDETSLQIDTLLDAELNSNSPFKYSLDAKGTLTKSLTFLNDSIVSVTFDELIQHSQVESDVDYTKLNYYLDYSYTDFCMLILKFPCEIELISFEGYKKSVKNEIGEYLFEIELINNNQLIFKSNYKILEDIITKKSYTKLKDLNNLVEEVKNLRLLLKLKDV; encoded by the coding sequence GTGAAAAATATATTATTGTTTACGCTACTATCTTATAGTAATGTATTTGCATATAGTAATATATCAGATTCCACCTTCAACGATCTTTGTAGTTCATCAGATGCATATATGTTATATTCATATACTGATGTAATTTATACACAATCAATTTTTGGGTTTAGTAAAAAAACATTCGTTAGGAATAAACTTGTAATTAATAATAAGACTGGTGTTGAAAAACATGCTTTTTTTAATTTAAGTAAATATGTAGCCGATCGTATATACCAGCTTAGCATAAAGACACTCAAAGCAGATGGCACCACTTTAGAATTGGATTTAGATATTGTTAAAAATCATCAGTTTGATGGTGAAAAGTTTGAGTTATTTAACTATCCAATACCAGGAGTAGAACCTGGTGATACAATTGAGACTTTTTATGAGTATAGTGAGACTCTTAAATTGAGAGAGCTGAAAGATTTTGTTAGTTTATATGATAATGTACCGAGTTTTAACACTGAGTTTTCTATCAGAGTAAATCCAGGTCTTGCTATTAGATTTAAAGATTATAATGGTTTTCCTAATCCTCAAGTAGTAGCAAATGATACTCTAGTATATTGTTTATTTAAGATGGAAAACCTAGAAGGTGTATCTGAGTCTGAATATACATGTTTACCCTGTGAGTTACCCTATTTATACTATTCAGTAGATAAAGAAAATGCTGAGTTTAGAACTTGGAAAGACATATATAATGAAGAGTTTAACTTTGTTACACAACCTTTTTTACTAGACTTGGAAAAGTCTTCCTATTATAAAAAGTGGAAAAACAAAGTAATTGGTGAAGCAAAAGATAGTACTAAATATTACAAATTAGAATTATTACTTCAAGATATTTACAATAATATAGAAATTGAAGCTATGAATGAGGAAGAACTGATAAAATCTACAGGATACTTCCTTAAGCAAAAGCGTTTTGACCCAGTAAGCATTAAAAGATTATATCGCCAATTATTAGAGGATTTAGAAATTGAATATTTTGCAGTATTTGCCAGGAGTAAAAGATTGGGAGAAATAGATCCATTTTATATTAGACAAGGAGAGTACGATCATATCTTTTTTGCATTTAAAAATAGTAAAGGTAATTTAAGATTATTATATCCTCACGAACTGAATTATAAATATTTTATCGATGAAATACCGACTTCTTTGTATAATGTTGAAGCTGTCATTGTACAGCCTTTTATAGCTGAGAAACTAAGGAAGAGAGATAAATTTATTAGTTCAGATTTAAAAATGGCTGAAGTAGATTCAGTTACAATAGATGTTGTCAATTTACCAGGAATGAATACCAATGCCAACTATATAAAACAGGTTTTTTTTTGTGACATAGATGTAAAAAATAAGTTAGCTTCATTTAAATCAAATTTTGCAGTTTCAGGTGGACTATCCACCGATTTAAGGAGCTTTTTTAGTTTGTTAGAGAAAAACAAAGAAATGAATGATCTCTATGATGCATTAGCAGAGTTTGAAGACGATGAAACATCATTACAAATTGATACTTTATTAGATGCAGAATTAAATAGTAATTCGCCATTTAAATATAGTTTAGATGCTAAAGGGACACTTACAAAAAGTCTTACCTTTCTTAATGATAGTATAGTAAGTGTAACTTTTGATGAGTTAATACAACACAGTCAGGTTGAAAGTGATGTGGATTATACCAAATTAAATTATTATTTAGATTATAGTTACACCGATTTTTGTATGTTAATATTAAAATTTCCGTGTGAAATCGAATTAATAAGTTTTGAAGGTTATAAGAAAAGTGTTAAAAATGAAATTGGTGAGTATCTATTTGAGATTGAATTAATAAACAATAATCAATTGATTTTTAAGTCAAATTATAAGATTTTAGAGGATATAATTACTAAAAAGAGTTATACAAAACTGAAAGATTTAAATAATCTAGTAGAAGAGGTTAAGAATCTAAGATTACTACTTAAACTCAAAGATGTGTAA
- a CDS encoding transglutaminase-like domain-containing protein, whose amino-acid sequence MKNFYYKLLLLLILPLIQIKLVAQDFIIDTKSEEIQINKDTSYTKHISVILEMNESVTAFPIFYDSELEEITDLKVFIKKGKRFKLDKNPIISDDDVKIDYLTSKKVKSIVIPPQVQVKIDYKVNCPELMYFSSLPFFTYNDADTLSYNLTIPESFHFAYNILYRDSLHYLSIDSLKDLKVKKWNIKVVPIKIKPDPLMYFGIYKDIKEPLMRTIVVPATYIDKEKEYMNDWYFNKVKTSRGLSLSTQKKIDELTDNVSDPMKILEILYDYVQTNFKYVAIEVGMGAFIPSHANEVFTNKHGDCKDLSNFLSEALNYKGIKSDVALAATYNHITDCDFPSLGSANHEVCVAYINDQLIVLDPTDPIHLPNTPVQSLQNRSILIINPEGGEFYKVNCLKPEENEINYDIELNVDSKQALIAGRFKVNYNGITSNFLRREIDDLSENEINSIGEKLYESIFGNQFVSSLRIIDNKYTVDVDGDLSVQSKSFNDKENLFLFIDFLPRIIESENKESVVLGTHLGSVMDKKVKLKLKLDIPFKPFDDIEHSFSKDGIFFNLKITNPSDYIIECNYEFIQNYFIVENSNIDIINEALESYKKIINEPIILKTK is encoded by the coding sequence GTGAAAAACTTCTATTATAAATTACTACTTCTTTTAATTCTTCCCCTAATCCAAATAAAATTAGTTGCACAGGATTTTATTATTGATACAAAATCTGAAGAAATCCAAATAAATAAAGACACTTCATATACAAAGCATATTAGTGTTATTTTAGAAATGAATGAAAGTGTTACTGCATTTCCTATATTTTATGATAGTGAGCTTGAAGAAATAACAGATTTAAAGGTTTTTATTAAAAAGGGTAAACGGTTTAAACTAGATAAAAATCCGATTATCAGTGATGATGATGTTAAGATTGATTATTTAACTAGTAAAAAAGTAAAGTCAATAGTTATTCCACCACAAGTTCAGGTTAAAATAGACTATAAAGTAAACTGTCCAGAATTAATGTATTTTTCGTCACTCCCATTTTTTACATATAATGATGCAGATACTTTAAGCTATAATCTAACCATTCCTGAATCATTTCATTTCGCATATAATATTTTGTATAGAGATTCTCTTCACTATTTATCTATAGACTCCCTTAAAGATTTGAAAGTAAAAAAATGGAATATTAAGGTGGTACCAATTAAGATTAAACCAGATCCTCTTATGTATTTTGGTATTTATAAAGATATTAAAGAACCTCTCATGAGAACGATAGTGGTACCAGCTACTTATATAGATAAGGAGAAGGAGTATATGAACGATTGGTACTTTAACAAAGTGAAAACTAGTAGAGGTTTAAGTTTATCAACTCAAAAAAAAATAGATGAACTAACAGATAATGTTTCTGATCCAATGAAAATTTTAGAAATATTATACGATTATGTTCAAACTAATTTTAAGTATGTAGCTATAGAGGTAGGTATGGGAGCATTTATACCATCGCATGCTAATGAAGTTTTCACTAATAAACATGGAGACTGTAAGGATTTATCAAACTTTCTATCAGAAGCACTAAATTATAAAGGAATTAAGAGTGATGTAGCATTAGCTGCAACATACAATCATATAACTGACTGTGACTTTCCTTCATTGGGATCAGCTAATCATGAAGTATGTGTAGCTTATATAAATGATCAACTCATTGTATTAGATCCGACAGATCCAATACATTTGCCCAATACACCCGTCCAAAGTTTACAAAATAGATCAATCTTAATTATTAACCCTGAGGGAGGAGAATTCTATAAAGTAAACTGTTTAAAACCGGAAGAAAATGAAATCAATTATGATATTGAACTAAATGTTGATTCTAAGCAAGCATTAATTGCAGGAAGATTTAAGGTTAATTATAATGGTATTACAAGTAATTTTTTGAGAAGAGAAATTGATGATTTAAGTGAAAACGAGATAAACTCTATAGGTGAAAAATTATATGAATCTATATTTGGAAATCAATTTGTTTCTAGTTTAAGAATAATAGACAACAAATATACTGTTGATGTTGATGGTGATTTATCTGTTCAAAGTAAGAGTTTTAATGATAAAGAAAACCTTTTTTTATTTATTGATTTTTTACCTAGAATTATTGAAAGTGAAAATAAAGAGTCAGTAGTACTTGGAACTCATTTAGGAAGTGTAATGGATAAAAAGGTAAAGCTAAAGCTTAAATTAGATATACCATTTAAACCCTTTGATGATATTGAGCACTCTTTTTCTAAAGATGGAATTTTCTTTAATTTAAAAATCACTAATCCTTCGGATTATATAATAGAATGTAACTATGAGTTTATACAAAATTATTTTATAGTTGAGAATTCAAATATTGATATAATAAATGAAGCATTAGAATCATACAAAAAAATAATAAATGAACCAATCATTCTTAAAACTAAATAG
- a CDS encoding adenylate/guanylate cyclase domain-containing protein has product MLSPKTQRNISRIIPFGLIWFIFGLVYVFIEKGILGELNYHPSTGIPYEFEISLLFSLSFAAVGLFIGTIEILYLNNQFIYKSFGQKILYKILIYILMNFTFTVIGYSIGTALELQTTLHDPLVWDRLVIFLSNFAYLSVEIYTALTLGVSLFYFEISENIGQGILKNYFTGKYHRPTIEERIFMFLDMKSSTTIAEQLGHVKYFEMLSEYYSDLSESIIKYSGEIYQYVGDEIIVSWRLENGIRSNNCIQCYSDMKKSLKKQAEKYHKKFGLVPTFKVGFHLGEVTTGEIGVIKKDIIFTGDVLNTTARIQGLCNYYKVDLLISADLIKKLDLNSDSQIKSLGKNELRGRKESVELFTILS; this is encoded by the coding sequence ATGCTATCACCTAAAACCCAAAGAAACATTTCGCGAATCATTCCTTTTGGATTAATCTGGTTTATTTTTGGTTTGGTCTATGTTTTTATTGAGAAAGGAATACTTGGTGAACTAAATTACCATCCATCAACAGGCATCCCATATGAGTTTGAAATTAGCTTATTATTCAGTTTGTCCTTTGCTGCTGTAGGTCTATTTATAGGAACTATTGAAATACTATATTTAAATAATCAATTCATATACAAAAGTTTCGGGCAAAAGATATTATACAAAATACTAATATATATCTTGATGAACTTCACTTTCACGGTGATTGGTTATTCAATTGGTACCGCTCTGGAGCTTCAGACAACTCTTCATGATCCACTTGTTTGGGACAGGTTGGTCATATTTTTAAGCAATTTCGCCTATTTAAGTGTAGAAATTTATACAGCTCTTACACTTGGGGTATCCCTCTTCTACTTTGAAATAAGTGAAAATATCGGACAAGGGATTTTGAAAAATTATTTTACCGGAAAATATCATAGACCAACCATAGAAGAGAGAATATTTATGTTTTTGGATATGAAATCTTCTACCACTATAGCAGAGCAGCTTGGTCATGTAAAGTATTTCGAAATGCTTAGCGAATATTATTCTGATTTATCTGAATCTATAATTAAATACTCAGGAGAAATATATCAGTATGTTGGAGATGAAATTATTGTGTCATGGAGGTTGGAAAACGGAATACGAAGTAACAATTGCATACAATGTTATTCTGATATGAAAAAAAGCCTCAAAAAACAAGCTGAAAAGTACCATAAAAAATTTGGCTTAGTGCCGACATTCAAAGTAGGGTTTCACTTGGGAGAGGTCACCACAGGAGAAATTGGAGTAATAAAAAAAGACATTATTTTCACAGGGGATGTGCTTAACACGACCGCTCGAATTCAGGGACTTTGTAACTACTATAAGGTCGATTTATTAATTTCAGCTGATTTGATAAAAAAATTAGATCTTAATTCTGATAGTCAGATTAAATCATTAGGAAAAAATGAATTGAGAGGGAGAAAGGAGAGTGTGGAATTGTTTACCATTCTTTCGTGA
- a CDS encoding amidohydrolase family protein codes for MSCKNTTENKKFVDKQNNENQIIKLSDSLRPYIKYHEDFMAFTNATIVDGTGKAIKQNQTVIIENGIFKEVGNSADIKIPRNAKTINLKEKTIIPGIVGMHNHLHIPRFPDVGDVAAKLYLASGVTTIQTCGAASPYNELELSKRIKDAKQVGPEIIPSAPFITGQGGNPNMIIPRDTKHLKDTMQHWLDQDVKWFKVYRNTNPDDLKTIIEVAHNNQAKVRGHLCSITFEEATKLGIDAIEHGLNSTSDFRTNKDYGQCNGGREYMDELIIDSPEVKRLQQLMIDNKVFLTSTLSVFEASIPNRAFADKRTIKAMSPFLQDQYKERRASFDKQMNDSIRNNRLKRIMEFEYQFYKMGGLLCAGVDAGRHVLPGFGDQRNYELLIEAGFSTEEAIQIMTGNGSKALKRQDIGTIQVGKRADFVILNGNLENDASTIKNVETVFKEGVGYNSKKILERITGKFGME; via the coding sequence TTGAGCTGTAAAAACACTACAGAAAATAAAAAATTTGTAGATAAACAAAACAATGAAAATCAAATTATCAAACTATCAGACAGCTTAAGACCATACATAAAATACCACGAAGATTTTATGGCATTTACCAATGCCACGATAGTGGATGGAACAGGTAAAGCTATAAAACAAAATCAAACAGTAATCATTGAAAATGGCATTTTCAAAGAGGTGGGTAATAGTGCTGATATTAAAATTCCTCGCAATGCTAAAACTATTAACCTAAAAGAGAAAACAATCATTCCAGGAATAGTAGGCATGCACAACCACTTACATATTCCTAGATTTCCTGATGTTGGTGACGTAGCTGCTAAATTATATTTAGCTTCTGGGGTCACAACCATACAGACTTGTGGCGCGGCATCACCTTATAATGAATTGGAACTGTCAAAACGAATAAAAGATGCTAAACAAGTTGGACCCGAAATCATCCCTAGTGCGCCTTTTATAACAGGACAAGGTGGTAATCCTAATATGATTATTCCAAGAGATACTAAACATCTTAAAGATACCATGCAACATTGGTTAGACCAAGATGTAAAATGGTTTAAAGTCTATCGCAATACAAATCCAGATGATTTAAAAACAATCATCGAAGTTGCCCATAATAATCAAGCAAAAGTAAGAGGACATTTATGTTCAATAACCTTTGAAGAAGCTACAAAGCTAGGAATAGATGCAATCGAACATGGCTTAAACAGCACAAGTGATTTTAGAACCAATAAAGATTATGGACAGTGTAATGGTGGGCGTGAGTATATGGATGAACTCATTATTGACAGTCCAGAGGTAAAACGACTACAACAGTTAATGATAGATAACAAGGTCTTTTTAACCTCCACATTATCTGTTTTTGAAGCCAGCATACCTAACAGAGCCTTTGCAGATAAAAGAACTATAAAAGCAATGTCGCCTTTTTTACAAGATCAATACAAAGAAAGAAGAGCAAGTTTTGATAAACAAATGAATGATAGTATAAGAAATAACAGATTAAAACGCATCATGGAGTTCGAATATCAATTTTATAAAATGGGCGGTTTGTTATGTGCAGGTGTTGATGCTGGCAGACATGTGCTTCCGGGTTTTGGCGACCAAAGAAATTACGAACTACTTATTGAAGCTGGTTTTTCAACAGAGGAAGCCATTCAGATTATGACGGGTAACGGATCAAAAGCATTAAAACGTCAGGATATTGGAACCATTCAAGTAGGCAAAAGAGCTGATTTTGTTATCCTAAATGGAAATTTAGAAAACGATGCAAGCACCATAAAAAATGTGGAAACTGTTTTTAAAGAAGGAGTAGGTTATAATTCTAAAAAAATATTAGAAAGAATAACTGGCAAATTTGGTATGGAATGA
- a CDS encoding polysaccharide deacetylase family protein has translation MKTKSIKTIILITLLLPFITRTMKYIILTLAFFTSLISVAQPTISFTFDDGSLSKRANYEFEEWNDMILSALDDAKIKAVFFVKTEGKSTDKGRHLLETWNDKGHLIANHTYSHPNFNKEEINAEDFRTELLRADSLINSFSNYTKLFRFPYLKEGNTTTEVDSIRQIMKYYGYKNGHVTIDGSDWYIDSRLRKRLNQNPQADIEAFKDFYLEHIFQRANYYENLSLKLTGRHINHTLLLHHNLAAALFLDDLIAMFKSKGWNVISADEAFKDPIFEQTPNHAGESLIWALAKDSGKYEDQLRYPAEDSRYEKVRMDELGL, from the coding sequence ATGAAAACAAAATCAATCAAAACTATCATTCTCATTACACTATTATTACCTTTCATAACCCGTACCATGAAATACATAATTTTAACCTTAGCATTTTTTACTTCATTAATTTCAGTTGCTCAGCCAACTATAAGCTTTACTTTCGATGATGGCAGTCTGTCAAAACGTGCCAACTACGAGTTTGAAGAATGGAATGATATGATTCTGAGTGCTTTGGATGATGCAAAAATCAAGGCGGTATTTTTTGTTAAAACCGAAGGAAAATCTACTGATAAAGGAAGGCATCTTTTAGAAACATGGAATGATAAAGGCCACCTAATTGCTAACCACACTTATTCTCATCCAAACTTTAACAAAGAAGAAATAAATGCTGAAGATTTTCGAACCGAACTTTTAAGAGCTGACTCGCTGATTAATTCCTTTAGTAACTACACCAAATTATTCAGGTTCCCGTATTTAAAGGAAGGAAACACTACAACTGAAGTAGATAGTATTCGGCAAATCATGAAATACTATGGGTACAAAAATGGACATGTTACAATTGATGGGTCGGACTGGTATATAGACAGTCGATTAAGAAAACGACTAAATCAAAACCCACAGGCTGATATTGAAGCTTTCAAGGATTTCTATCTGGAGCACATATTTCAACGTGCTAACTACTATGAAAACTTATCGCTCAAGCTTACTGGTCGACATATCAACCATACGCTACTTCTTCATCATAACCTTGCAGCGGCACTTTTCTTAGATGACCTTATCGCCATGTTTAAATCAAAAGGTTGGAATGTCATTTCAGCCGATGAGGCTTTTAAAGACCCTATTTTTGAACAAACCCCTAATCATGCAGGAGAAAGCTTAATTTGGGCTTTAGCTAAAGACTCTGGAAAATATGAAGATCAACTAAGGTATCCGGCAGAAGACAGTAGATATGAAAAAGTGCGGATGGATGAGCTGGGTCTTTAA
- a CDS encoding DUF418 domain-containing protein: MTPKYYEPFVTKNMSNIITPTTVSERIPSLDFLRGIAILGILFINIESFVYANPWSSWQYGYESATDHHTRFWVYFLTQGKFYTMFALLFGVGFVIFTERIQQKVHGLKAMDIYARRLLWLFVIGVIHAYFIWDGDILYHYAICGLFLLPFRSMKIRNLVLIVLFVASFLFIKSYESVSKRQETYSNYTEALNKEEAKRTDKDNTLIAFWENRYTKKSPNLSEEVEIPKPTYWQGVISSYENHKVHKGEFYYQSLMLSSLIVMILGMILFRAGIFSDYRVWKYYWAITVLVLVVGLVINYMRYYHWTYEDHIPNLNTFKALLFTIPKEILGVGYILVLNGIYQKYLQRNVRFKVFTKIGRTALSNYIFQSIILGILFYGYGFGLHNSFSRFELLGFVVTIWAIQITCTIIWLRYYKQGPLEFLWRKLTYKSFNKM; encoded by the coding sequence ATGACACCAAAGTATTATGAGCCTTTTGTAACAAAAAATATGAGCAACATCATCACACCTACAACAGTTTCAGAGCGCATACCATCGTTAGATTTTTTAAGGGGGATTGCCATTCTTGGAATTTTGTTTATAAATATAGAGTCCTTTGTGTATGCCAATCCATGGAGTTCATGGCAATATGGTTATGAAAGTGCTACAGATCACCATACACGCTTTTGGGTGTATTTTTTAACACAAGGCAAATTTTACACCATGTTCGCCTTACTTTTTGGTGTTGGCTTTGTGATTTTTACGGAGCGTATCCAACAAAAAGTTCATGGTTTAAAAGCTATGGACATATATGCAAGAAGGTTGTTATGGTTGTTTGTTATAGGGGTCATTCACGCTTATTTTATTTGGGATGGTGATATATTATATCATTATGCTATTTGTGGTCTGTTTTTGCTTCCATTTCGTTCTATGAAAATTAGAAATCTAGTGCTGATTGTTTTGTTTGTAGCTTCCTTTTTATTTATAAAATCGTACGAGAGTGTTTCAAAAAGACAGGAGACATATTCAAATTATACAGAGGCTTTAAATAAAGAAGAAGCTAAAAGAACAGATAAAGACAATACATTAATCGCTTTCTGGGAAAACAGATATACTAAAAAGTCACCTAACCTTTCAGAAGAAGTTGAGATTCCAAAACCTACCTATTGGCAAGGTGTTATAAGCTCTTATGAAAATCATAAGGTTCATAAAGGGGAGTTCTATTATCAATCTTTAATGCTATCGTCTTTAATAGTAATGATTTTGGGGATGATATTATTCAGAGCTGGTATTTTTTCTGATTATAGGGTATGGAAATATTATTGGGCTATTACTGTTTTAGTCTTGGTTGTAGGTTTGGTGATAAACTACATGCGCTATTACCATTGGACATACGAAGACCATATTCCTAACCTCAACACCTTCAAAGCATTATTGTTTACGATTCCAAAGGAAATATTGGGTGTTGGGTATATATTAGTATTAAATGGGATTTATCAGAAGTACTTACAAAGGAATGTAAGGTTTAAAGTGTTTACCAAAATAGGTAGGACGGCTTTATCCAATTACATATTCCAAAGTATCATTTTAGGAATTCTGTTTTATGGCTATGGCTTTGGATTGCACAATAGCTTTTCAAGATTTGAACTGCTAGGTTTTGTTGTAACAATTTGGGCTATTCAAATCACTTGCACGATTATTTGGTTGCGATATTACAAACAAGGACCATTAGAATTTCTCTGGAGAAAGTTAACGTATAAGTCGTTTAACAAAATGTAA
- a CDS encoding tyrosine-type recombinase/integrase, producing MLPVILSREEVKRLLSMISNPKHRALVAVLYSSGIRMSELLSLYPTDIDADRMVIRVRQGKGNKDRETILSKKTLELLREYYRHAYPKPTKYLFEGMGRPGLKYSASSVRKILKRAARRAGIEKEIGTHILRHTFATHMLEQGTNLKILQQLLGHKSLKTTMVYLHVTMTDSRVKSPFDEL from the coding sequence ATGCTCCCAGTAATATTATCAAGGGAAGAAGTGAAGCGTTTGTTGTCTATGATAAGCAATCCTAAACACAGGGCACTAGTGGCAGTACTCTATTCCAGTGGGATAAGGATGAGCGAACTCCTATCATTATACCCAACTGACATAGATGCCGACCGCATGGTAATACGAGTAAGGCAGGGCAAGGGAAACAAAGATAGAGAGACTATATTATCGAAAAAGACCCTTGAGTTGTTACGTGAGTATTACCGCCATGCTTATCCCAAACCGACCAAATACCTTTTCGAGGGGATGGGTAGGCCAGGTTTGAAATATTCAGCTAGTTCAGTGAGGAAGATATTAAAAAGAGCTGCTAGACGTGCGGGAATCGAAAAAGAAATCGGAACCCATATCCTTCGTCATACCTTTGCCACACACATGTTAGAACAAGGCACCAACCTGAAGATATTACAGCAATTACTGGGGCATAAGTCTTTAAAGACCACCATGGTATACCTACATGTAACCATGACGGATAGTAGGGTAAAAAGTCCATTTGATGAGCTATGA
- a CDS encoding T9SS type A sorting domain-containing protein has product MPEHAYSNDSIFLIDNNSTVQIDVISQYGCSKSIIVTTPTFTPEELANAGKQGTCILNGFNAFYHILDEEGNMIASINDLGNNLGVITAEVRIDDDVKSHNGEHYMQRNYKITPQFNGQAAKVRLYFTENERTTLKRKRSGSNYDVLINDETSYQVAETNSTNTSQENTMEYTIAKYDGDAPGTANETFLTSQAQSNGFKTERHYVEFTVPSFSSMYLHEQNELLPVQLISFNATVKNQKNALLSWQTASETNNKGFEIQRSGDGYNFESIGFVKGNQNTQTNTSYSFVDENLNGLYYYRLKQIDKDNSIFYSRVVKVRIERQDELSVIAFPNTLQDKLQLSVNNAVGTKINISIINAEGKIAMKKQHASDALNTKYTIDVASLQSGIYFVKVSTIDQSSTIKVVKN; this is encoded by the coding sequence ATGCCTGAACATGCTTACTCAAATGATTCTATATTTCTAATTGATAATAACTCAACAGTTCAAATTGATGTAATATCTCAATATGGATGCAGTAAATCGATAATAGTAACTACCCCAACCTTTACTCCTGAGGAATTAGCTAATGCGGGTAAACAGGGGACATGCATTTTAAATGGGTTTAATGCCTTTTATCATATTCTAGATGAAGAAGGAAACATGATTGCCAGCATCAATGATTTAGGCAATAACTTAGGTGTAATTACTGCCGAAGTACGAATAGATGATGATGTTAAAAGTCATAATGGAGAACATTATATGCAACGTAATTATAAAATTACACCTCAGTTTAATGGACAAGCAGCTAAGGTGAGGTTATATTTTACCGAAAATGAACGAACTACTTTAAAAAGAAAAAGAAGTGGTAGTAATTATGATGTATTAATTAATGATGAAACTAGCTATCAAGTAGCAGAAACGAATTCTACAAATACTTCACAGGAGAATACCATGGAATATACCATTGCCAAATATGATGGAGATGCCCCAGGTACAGCTAATGAGACATTTTTAACGTCTCAAGCTCAATCGAATGGTTTTAAAACGGAAAGGCATTATGTGGAATTCACAGTACCAAGCTTTTCATCTATGTATTTACATGAGCAAAATGAATTACTACCTGTACAACTAATCAGCTTTAATGCTACCGTTAAAAACCAAAAAAATGCCCTTCTTTCTTGGCAAACTGCTTCAGAGACAAACAATAAGGGTTTTGAAATTCAACGAAGTGGGGATGGATACAACTTTGAATCAATTGGTTTTGTAAAAGGAAATCAAAATACACAAACAAATACTTCTTATTCATTTGTAGATGAGAACTTAAATGGATTATACTATTACAGACTCAAGCAGATTGATAAAGACAACTCCATATTCTATTCAAGAGTAGTAAAGGTTAGAATAGAAAGGCAAGATGAGTTATCTGTAATAGCCTTTCCTAATACACTTCAAGATAAATTACAGCTTTCAGTAAATAATGCTGTAGGTACAAAAATAAATATATCCATTATTAATGCCGAAGGAAAGATAGCAATGAAAAAGCAGCATGCAAGTGATGCTTTAAATACAAAATATACAATCGATGTAGCGAGCCTTCAATCAGGTATTTATTTTGTGAAAGTGTCTACAATCGATCAGTCATCAACTATTAAAGTTGTAAAAAATTAG